One Entomomonas asaccharolytica DNA segment encodes these proteins:
- a CDS encoding structural cement protein Gp24, translating into MGFTNWDSDDGIFNAGSIKRVSSSDQKVWGEKNATDTQIEYGLFVAVAAEGGVKPITAGTDLISGIVVRDIYGEKSTAEKTINVVHISHGDSVAVQSVDGIDFARGDRAYIVVTGADAGKVTNVKEGAIDIGGWVEDVSAGNNCVAFTLGYIQSFTDAA; encoded by the coding sequence ATGGGATTTACAAATTGGGATAGTGATGATGGCATTTTTAATGCTGGCTCAATTAAAAGAGTTTCTAGCTCTGACCAAAAGGTTTGGGGCGAGAAAAATGCAACGGATACTCAAATTGAGTATGGCCTTTTTGTAGCAGTAGCAGCAGAAGGTGGCGTTAAACCTATTACAGCAGGTACTGATTTAATTAGTGGTATTGTCGTTCGTGATATTTATGGCGAAAAAAGCACTGCTGAAAAAACTATTAATGTTGTGCATATTTCTCATGGTGATAGCGTAGCAGTGCAATCAGTAGATGGAATTGATTTTGCGCGTGGTGATCGTGCTTATATTGTGGTCACAGGTGCAGATGCTGGCAAAGTAACCAATGTAAAAGAAGGTGCTATTGACATTGGTGGTTGGGTAGAGGATGTGAGCGCAGGTAATAATTGCGTGGCATTTACTCTTGGATATATACAAAGTTTCACAGATGCAGCCTAA
- a CDS encoding major capsid family protein gives MPVYETDYTDVLQESLNERDTQLQEKQLPEINIAQAIPISEGLEFGIDTWDYGVSNVRGSVKDGIIGNKTNSLKTIDSNIEWLKANVAQWGKGASWTQQELEKIARLNISLQTKKQDDLYANALATIQYAGYIGHQEAKGQEGLLSGKKVEVLTDTSGKTIAEMTSEEAVALILTAYNKAWEKSDYRIQPTHLAMDAKDFMLLMQKFDTNSAIVGTDLLPISAMDRIMAALRKAADDENFKLTFIKVPSSYAATINKGKTRFAVYTYSNDYVEMKVHMPELLPVRQRDLLTYECGYRSAFTGALWYEPASAVYQDYKTSAT, from the coding sequence ATGCCAGTTTATGAAACAGATTATACAGACGTTTTACAAGAAAGCTTAAATGAGCGTGATACGCAGCTACAAGAAAAGCAATTACCAGAAATTAATATTGCACAAGCAATCCCTATTTCCGAAGGGTTAGAGTTTGGTATTGATACTTGGGATTATGGCGTATCAAATGTTCGTGGTTCAGTAAAAGATGGGATTATTGGTAATAAAACCAATTCATTAAAAACTATTGATAGCAATATTGAATGGTTAAAAGCTAATGTTGCTCAATGGGGCAAAGGTGCTTCTTGGACTCAGCAAGAACTTGAAAAAATTGCCCGTTTAAATATTTCCTTGCAAACTAAAAAGCAAGATGATCTGTATGCTAACGCGTTGGCTACTATTCAATATGCAGGCTATATTGGTCATCAAGAAGCCAAAGGACAAGAAGGATTATTAAGTGGCAAAAAAGTCGAAGTATTGACTGATACCAGTGGCAAAACTATTGCTGAAATGACCAGTGAAGAAGCTGTTGCATTGATTTTAACTGCCTACAACAAAGCATGGGAAAAGTCAGACTATCGTATTCAGCCCACTCATTTAGCAATGGATGCTAAAGACTTTATGCTATTAATGCAAAAGTTTGATACTAATTCTGCAATTGTGGGTACTGATTTATTACCAATATCGGCAATGGACAGAATCATGGCAGCTTTACGCAAGGCAGCAGATGATGAAAACTTTAAATTAACGTTTATTAAAGTTCCATCTTCTTACGCAGCTACCATTAATAAAGGCAAGACACGTTTTGCTGTCTATACCTATAGTAATGACTATGTAGAAATGAAAGTTCACATGCCTGAGTTATTGCCCGTAAGACAGCGCGATCTATTAACCTATGAGTGCGGTTATCGTTCAGCGTTTACTGGTGCGTTATGGTATGAGCCAGCGTCAGCGGTCTATCAAGATTACAAAACTTCAGCTACATAA
- a CDS encoding DUF4054 domain-containing protein has product MLLDDFRARYPEFDSISDGRINVFIEDAQLQVSAKIWGKLYQQGVLALAAHLLKSNPNANGSGSGGNGSPFPVSNKSAGSLSIGYAVPTVSDNDDSSYMLTIYGQRYLQLRKLVAVHIKVIAWPPR; this is encoded by the coding sequence ATGTTACTAGATGATTTTAGAGCAAGATATCCTGAATTTGACAGCATTTCTGATGGGCGAATTAATGTATTTATTGAAGATGCTCAACTTCAAGTAAGCGCAAAAATTTGGGGTAAGCTCTACCAACAAGGAGTATTAGCATTAGCCGCTCACTTATTAAAAAGTAATCCTAATGCTAATGGAAGCGGTTCAGGCGGCAATGGTTCGCCTTTTCCTGTCTCTAATAAGTCAGCAGGATCACTTTCTATAGGTTATGCAGTGCCTACAGTAAGTGATAATGATGATTCATCTTATATGCTTACTATTTACGGACAGCGATATTTGCAGTTGCGGAAATTAGTAGCTGTACATATAAAGGTTATTGCATGGCCACCAAGATAG
- a CDS encoding phage virion morphogenesis protein, whose product MATKIEKNIDLSKWQTLEDELLKLANKHVVVGVPASNNSRSDGVTNALIAAVHELGVPELNIAERSFLRASLTGNQGKYIRLNAENFKRVLNHQMSIDQALNVLGLIAAGDVKAFIANGDFTPLKPETIKRKGSSKPLIDTGELRQSITYEVRNND is encoded by the coding sequence ATGGCCACCAAGATAGAAAAAAATATTGATCTATCCAAGTGGCAAACCTTAGAAGATGAGCTATTAAAACTGGCTAATAAGCATGTTGTGGTAGGTGTACCAGCTTCTAATAATAGTCGTTCTGATGGTGTAACCAATGCACTAATTGCGGCTGTTCATGAATTAGGTGTGCCAGAGCTTAATATTGCTGAGCGTTCATTTTTAAGGGCTTCCCTTACTGGTAATCAAGGCAAATATATTAGGCTTAATGCTGAAAACTTTAAACGGGTTTTGAATCATCAAATGAGCATTGACCAAGCTCTTAATGTGCTTGGCTTAATCGCTGCTGGTGATGTTAAAGCCTTTATTGCTAATGGTGATTTTACACCGCTTAAACCTGAAACAATTAAACGTAAAGGTTCAAGTAAGCCATTAATAGATACAGGTGAATTAAGACAGTCAATAACCTATGAAGTAAGAAACAATGATTAA
- a CDS encoding phage neck terminator protein, with translation MDTTTVSRLDEAALRGVIAKVLKFPDTSVRKANQSAPVGDSPFITVKFVSSTELGSPSYHYNGDTEKETITSTNHSTYSIQAFGNNANSLLKTLKTALYSSNAMRELRALKAAIYSISEPLDISAIAGAAMEERSQMNLIVSHNHKVMLSLERIEQVAITTHAGKHDKTVIITENQ, from the coding sequence ATGGATACTACTACGGTATCTCGATTAGACGAGGCGGCACTGAGGGGAGTGATAGCAAAGGTTTTGAAGTTCCCTGATACAAGTGTTAGAAAAGCTAATCAATCTGCACCTGTGGGAGATAGCCCTTTTATCACTGTTAAATTTGTTTCTAGTACAGAGTTAGGCTCACCAAGCTATCACTATAATGGAGACACAGAAAAAGAAACAATTACTAGCACTAACCATTCAACTTATAGCATTCAAGCCTTCGGCAATAATGCTAATAGCCTACTTAAAACACTTAAAACTGCGCTTTATTCATCTAATGCCATGCGAGAGCTTAGGGCATTAAAAGCAGCTATTTACTCAATTTCTGAGCCTTTAGATATATCAGCTATAGCAGGGGCAGCAATGGAAGAACGTAGTCAGATGAATTTAATAGTCAGTCACAACCATAAAGTCATGCTGAGTCTAGAACGCATTGAGCAAGTTGCAATAACTACTCATGCAGGCAAGCATGATAAAACTGTAATTATTACGGAGAACCAATAA
- a CDS encoding DUF3383 domain-containing protein — protein MSLSLNNIVNVQLNITPTAPLRNNFGMMALFTPEIGEVFKDQNTLYQIYTSQQSIELDFGVSSETAKASSYFWMQSPKPKQMMVARWIRNDVNIDAVKASLRGTPLLTDLSTLKQITNGCMTVSINGADSVIQDIDLSEATDFADVALIINNQLPHSQVEMRFDSVGNRFIIEAVTAGVAIKLSYVKQGEAVGTYIGSLLRLENGMAQLVAGADAVTLAKQTLAEAMSALNNKTSNWWAATCAVSLTDDEIVSGANWIMATDKKMFGVTTQNPDHIENTSSNIFKDFYDRQMYRVVALYDKNDHYAITSFLARGMSVNFSAQNSTLTMKFKQLPGITPDDLTETEAAKCKALGINFYTYYDQSAMVAEGTVCGGRFFDEVHILDWFVDAVQKQVFTTLYRSPTKIPLTDFGTERINSAIKSVCREGVNNGAFAAGVWNGDPFGTLNTGDYLDEGFYVWSDTTDNLTSSDREQRKAPPSQVALKMAGAIHSVDVIVNFDR, from the coding sequence ATGTCATTGTCGTTAAATAATATTGTCAATGTACAGCTAAATATTACGCCTACAGCACCATTGAGAAATAATTTTGGGATGATGGCGTTATTTACCCCTGAAATTGGGGAAGTATTTAAAGATCAAAATACTCTCTATCAAATCTATACTAGCCAACAATCTATTGAACTAGATTTTGGGGTAAGCTCAGAAACAGCCAAAGCAAGCTCTTATTTCTGGATGCAGTCACCTAAACCTAAACAAATGATGGTGGCTCGCTGGATTAGAAATGATGTCAATATTGACGCTGTAAAAGCTTCTTTAAGAGGTACACCTTTACTAACTGATTTATCAACACTAAAACAAATTACCAATGGTTGTATGACCGTTTCAATTAATGGTGCTGATTCAGTTATTCAAGATATCGACCTATCAGAAGCAACTGACTTTGCAGATGTAGCTTTAATTATTAATAATCAATTACCTCACTCGCAAGTTGAAATGCGTTTTGATAGTGTTGGTAATCGTTTTATTATTGAAGCGGTTACTGCTGGCGTAGCAATAAAATTAAGCTATGTTAAACAAGGCGAAGCAGTAGGAACTTATATAGGTTCTTTATTACGTCTAGAAAATGGTATGGCGCAACTTGTTGCAGGGGCTGATGCAGTAACACTAGCCAAGCAAACACTAGCAGAGGCCATGTCAGCACTTAATAATAAAACCAGTAACTGGTGGGCTGCTACCTGTGCAGTATCATTAACAGATGATGAAATTGTTAGTGGTGCAAATTGGATAATGGCTACTGATAAAAAAATGTTTGGTGTTACTACACAAAATCCAGACCATATTGAAAATACTTCATCTAACATCTTTAAAGACTTCTATGATCGTCAAATGTATAGAGTAGTCGCTTTATATGATAAGAATGACCATTACGCGATTACTTCATTTTTAGCACGTGGAATGAGTGTCAACTTCTCAGCTCAAAACTCTACTTTAACCATGAAGTTTAAACAATTACCTGGTATTACCCCAGACGATCTTACTGAAACAGAAGCAGCCAAATGTAAAGCATTAGGCATTAACTTCTATACTTACTATGACCAATCAGCAATGGTAGCTGAAGGTACTGTATGTGGTGGTCGTTTCTTTGATGAGGTACATATTCTTGATTGGTTTGTGGATGCTGTACAAAAGCAAGTATTTACTACCCTATACAGATCACCTACCAAAATTCCATTAACTGACTTTGGTACAGAACGAATTAACAGTGCGATTAAATCCGTATGTCGTGAAGGTGTGAACAATGGCGCATTTGCAGCAGGCGTTTGGAATGGCGACCCATTCGGCACGTTAAACACAGGTGATTACTTAGATGAAGGCTTTTATGTATGGTCAGACACCACAGATAACTTGACCAGTTCAGACCGCGAACAGCGTAAAGCTCCACCTTCACAAGTGGCTTTAAAAATGGCTGGTGCAATTCATTCTGTGGATGTAATTGTTAATTTTGACCGTTAA
- a CDS encoding phage structural protein, whose translation MAVFDPKQISVIINDVQIEDWADGSDVVSYTRNSELATRTAGADGTGTFIINPDKGYTLVIKLKQNSPDNVRMQQMQKQQENNLKTFGLLTLDIKDLLNEDVAFGNKGMFTNTPAFTRGVGDNPSEWTIIFDKGGITQANGAFNE comes from the coding sequence ATGGCTGTTTTTGACCCTAAACAAATATCTGTAATTATTAACGATGTGCAAATTGAAGATTGGGCTGACGGTTCTGATGTAGTTAGCTATACACGAAATAGTGAACTGGCAACACGCACAGCAGGCGCAGATGGTACAGGCACGTTTATTATCAATCCAGATAAAGGCTATACATTAGTTATCAAGCTAAAACAAAATAGTCCTGATAATGTGCGTATGCAACAAATGCAAAAGCAACAAGAAAACAACCTTAAAACCTTTGGTTTACTCACCTTAGATATTAAAGACTTATTAAATGAAGATGTGGCTTTTGGTAATAAAGGCATGTTTACCAACACGCCAGCATTTACTAGGGGCGTTGGTGATAATCCTAGCGAATGGACTATTATTTTTGATAAAGGCGGTATTACTCAAGCCAATGGAGCATTTAACGAATGA
- a CDS encoding phage tail assembly chaperone, with protein MRSEQTTIGDIEYILNAGTAVKAFELIKKGGVLLKGADLSKVDKSSGGELISILLGNLQEPVVNEIQDFVYSNIVVKIPNGQPFRLQDKKDEHFNNYPEHMLPLLVKGAKFQFTPFFNSFSQITGDLKL; from the coding sequence ATGAGAAGTGAACAAACAACTATAGGCGATATTGAATATATCCTTAATGCTGGTACTGCGGTTAAAGCCTTTGAATTAATTAAAAAAGGTGGCGTATTACTAAAAGGGGCAGATTTAAGCAAGGTTGATAAATCTTCAGGCGGTGAATTAATCTCTATTTTACTAGGCAATCTACAAGAGCCAGTGGTTAATGAAATCCAAGATTTTGTGTATAGCAATATCGTGGTAAAAATCCCTAACGGTCAACCTTTTAGATTGCAAGATAAAAAAGATGAACATTTTAACAATTACCCTGAACACATGCTGCCTTTATTAGTGAAGGGGGCTAAATTTCAGTTTACCCCTTTTTTCAATTCGTTCAGTCAAATAACGGGCGATCTCAAGCTGTAA
- a CDS encoding phage tail tape measure protein: protein MILDEFLIKLGAIADTKEVSEFSKGLQNVGKVATALVGTIGGLTAGITAFFGSALGGLDDLANLSADTNTSLSFIQKLGYAAQLSGSSVEEANASIKGLSQTIGEAANGLGRGAASFKALGLSAKNADGSIKSTEQVLGEVQAKLVGLSKQQQISLLQKLGISQSMVQLLSDTTGKMSALMAEAEALGIVTAEGADAAGEYNDAIDRLRLVTGALRTNIAVGLAPALTDMANRFKNWLVVNKDLIRDGLEKTVKFILAMFQAIVNFVTALYKVIDATIGWKAALVILMAILIKVKFAMIAAFAVNPITWIVLAIVGLIALIDDFITYLEGGESFFGDYWKPFADALASIKPILDKLKPIIDAVFSLMGKWVTFLGSLIISVFKRVATAIQVLVGIIASIADTFRTVADVASEVFQGIADFVGTVWEYISEAGKPVIDFFMNAVNSVFAAVDKVRGFFSKVIGGIKNGIKAVTGEVETTVNNNVSGAVDIAQNASAYANNSAQPSIPARYERTIQNNQDVKINISTSDPVVAGKTAASELTRQQRLSQRNNGGATAY, encoded by the coding sequence ATGATACTAGATGAATTTTTAATTAAACTAGGTGCTATTGCTGACACAAAGGAAGTTTCAGAGTTTAGCAAGGGATTGCAGAACGTTGGTAAAGTAGCTACTGCCTTAGTAGGCACTATAGGCGGTTTAACTGCTGGTATTACTGCTTTTTTTGGTTCTGCATTAGGTGGCCTTGATGATTTAGCTAACCTTTCAGCAGATACCAATACCAGTTTATCTTTTATTCAGAAGTTAGGCTATGCAGCGCAATTATCAGGGTCATCTGTAGAAGAAGCAAACGCCTCTATTAAAGGATTATCTCAGACAATAGGTGAAGCAGCTAATGGTTTAGGACGAGGTGCAGCCAGTTTTAAAGCGTTGGGCTTATCAGCTAAAAATGCAGATGGTAGCATTAAGTCAACTGAACAAGTGCTTGGTGAGGTGCAAGCAAAGTTAGTAGGTTTATCAAAACAGCAACAGATCAGTCTATTGCAAAAGCTTGGCATTAGTCAGAGCATGGTGCAGTTACTCTCTGATACCACTGGTAAAATGTCCGCTTTAATGGCCGAAGCTGAAGCATTAGGGATTGTTACAGCTGAAGGAGCTGATGCGGCTGGCGAATATAATGACGCAATAGATAGATTAAGATTAGTTACAGGTGCATTAAGAACTAATATTGCAGTAGGGCTTGCGCCTGCTTTAACAGACATGGCAAATCGCTTTAAAAACTGGTTAGTGGTTAATAAGGACTTAATCAGAGACGGTTTAGAAAAGACTGTCAAATTTATACTTGCCATGTTTCAGGCTATTGTTAATTTTGTTACTGCACTTTATAAAGTAATAGATGCAACAATAGGCTGGAAAGCAGCACTAGTCATTCTGATGGCAATCTTGATTAAAGTTAAATTTGCCATGATAGCCGCCTTTGCTGTTAATCCTATTACATGGATAGTTCTTGCTATTGTTGGATTAATTGCCTTAATAGATGATTTTATTACCTACTTAGAAGGTGGTGAATCATTTTTTGGTGACTATTGGAAACCATTTGCTGATGCACTAGCATCAATAAAGCCTATTCTGGACAAATTAAAGCCTATTATTGATGCGGTTTTTTCCTTGATGGGTAAATGGGTTACCTTTTTAGGAAGCCTTATTATTTCAGTATTTAAGCGTGTTGCTACAGCTATTCAAGTATTGGTTGGCATTATTGCTTCTATAGCCGATACCTTTAGAACAGTAGCTGATGTAGCAAGTGAAGTCTTTCAAGGTATTGCTGATTTTGTTGGCACAGTATGGGAATACATCAGCGAGGCAGGCAAGCCAGTTATTGACTTCTTTATGAATGCAGTAAATTCAGTATTTGCAGCAGTTGATAAGGTTAGAGGATTCTTTAGTAAAGTAATAGGCGGCATTAAGAATGGTATTAAGGCAGTAACAGGAGAAGTTGAAACAACTGTTAATAACAATGTATCAGGAGCAGTTGACATTGCTCAAAATGCTTCAGCTTATGCTAATAACTCAGCACAGCCTTCAATCCCTGCTAGATACGAAAGAACTATCCAAAATAACCAAGATGTAAAAATCAATATTTCAACTTCTGATCCTGTGGTTGCTGGTAAAACAGCAGCAAGTGAATTAACGCGTCAACAAAGACTTTCGCAACGTAACAATGGAGGGGCTACAGCTTATTAA
- a CDS encoding phage baseplate protein: MLTISNRRIGAITLDVTTSEEHESTLRITDNPIESGAVISDHAVVEPKQINIEGIVVDYEPSNGFASSQSNLAVRGTPDFVDNISFNGLLNKAFTAITQFKMTNIANTWNYTKADNIRPLGNQNNSSGYDLSTSNNARISTIQQELERIQGSGETIEINTGTKLYKNMLLPLVSVTQTLDGSATVRVNAREIIIVETQSISGLSGLLQSGRTAIQTAAKVVKGEVNTQDAPNKESLIKTALGFGL; the protein is encoded by the coding sequence ATGCTTACTATCTCCAATAGAAGAATAGGTGCAATTACTCTTGATGTAACAACCAGTGAAGAACATGAATCAACACTAAGGATTACTGATAATCCTATTGAGTCAGGGGCGGTTATTTCAGATCATGCAGTGGTTGAGCCTAAACAGATCAATATTGAGGGTATTGTTGTTGATTATGAGCCTAGTAATGGCTTTGCTAGTTCACAAAGTAATTTAGCGGTAAGAGGAACGCCAGACTTTGTTGATAATATCTCATTCAATGGGTTATTAAATAAAGCATTTACAGCTATTACACAATTCAAAATGACTAATATTGCTAATACTTGGAACTATACCAAAGCCGATAATATTAGACCATTAGGCAATCAAAATAATAGCTCTGGTTATGATCTCTCCACCTCTAACAATGCACGAATAAGCACTATTCAACAAGAATTAGAGCGTATTCAGGGAAGCGGTGAAACAATTGAGATTAATACAGGTACTAAACTGTATAAAAATATGTTATTACCTTTAGTGAGTGTTACTCAAACGCTAGACGGTTCAGCCACAGTTAGAGTAAATGCAAGAGAAATTATTATTGTAGAAACTCAATCAATTAGTGGTTTATCTGGTTTATTGCAATCAGGGCGAACAGCCATACAAACAGCAGCAAAAGTAGTGAAAGGTGAAGTAAATACACAGGACGCACCTAATAAAGAATCATTAATTAAAACTGCTTTAGGGTTTGGATTATGA
- a CDS encoding phage baseplate plug family protein, whose translation MRQIPVGTESPQEITINYNNERLTLTFTFSPVGKLWVFDLYNEITQQFIAQGLSLVVGIPILYRSPTDYYLWVEDESSNDVDPFSIDCLGNRCKLFIGDKQEIYEAIQQAV comes from the coding sequence ATGAGACAAATACCAGTGGGGACAGAAAGCCCCCAAGAAATTACCATTAACTACAACAACGAGCGATTAACCTTAACTTTCACCTTTAGCCCCGTTGGTAAGTTATGGGTATTTGATCTATATAACGAAATTACACAGCAATTTATTGCGCAAGGACTCTCTTTAGTGGTGGGTATTCCCATACTTTATAGATCGCCTACTGATTATTATCTGTGGGTTGAAGATGAAAGCAGCAATGATGTAGACCCTTTCTCTATTGATTGCTTGGGTAATCGTTGCAAGCTCTTTATAGGAGATAAACAAGAAATCTATGAGGCAATTCAACAGGCAGTATAG
- a CDS encoding phage protein, which yields MRQFNRQYRLEIGNLLEGIAIDKLRVSFDIEKSLNPTPNPANIKIWNLSRSNMNKILAKEYTNVRLFVGYGELRAIFSGNIIKSKVVRDDLDFIVEIEVGDGDEDLQNASISETLAEGSDDYEAIDRALLTMPLTQKGIIYLPKNKKKPREKTLCGNSKDIIDQVAKQNGCDWSIQDGLLHVIPSSHVLPSEAVYISQDTGMIGSPEDTGDGLEVKCLLNPALTCGGMIRLKSILSFFNGDYKITNLKISGDALGGDWTCTITTAKGEYKKVTIEEKEQQQRGETDEQL from the coding sequence ATGAGGCAATTCAACAGGCAGTATAGGTTAGAAATAGGCAACCTATTAGAAGGCATTGCTATCGACAAGTTAAGGGTTTCATTCGATATTGAAAAATCACTAAATCCTACCCCTAATCCAGCTAATATTAAAATCTGGAATCTAAGTCGCTCCAACATGAACAAGATTTTAGCTAAAGAGTATACTAATGTTAGGCTATTTGTTGGCTATGGTGAGCTAAGAGCAATCTTTAGTGGCAATATTATTAAATCCAAAGTAGTTAGGGATGATTTAGACTTTATTGTTGAAATTGAAGTAGGTGATGGTGATGAGGATTTACAAAATGCTAGCATATCAGAAACATTAGCAGAGGGCAGTGACGATTACGAGGCAATAGATAGAGCCTTATTAACCATGCCCTTAACGCAAAAAGGGATTATTTACTTACCTAAAAATAAAAAGAAACCACGTGAAAAAACACTGTGCGGTAATAGCAAAGATATTATTGACCAAGTAGCTAAACAAAATGGCTGTGACTGGTCAATTCAAGATGGGCTTTTACACGTTATCCCATCAAGCCATGTATTACCAAGTGAAGCAGTTTATATCTCACAAGATACAGGCATGATTGGTTCGCCAGAAGATACAGGTGACGGCTTAGAAGTTAAGTGTTTGTTAAATCCAGCATTAACTTGTGGCGGTATGATTCGCCTTAAATCAATACTAAGCTTTTTTAATGGTGATTATAAAATTACCAACTTAAAAATATCAGGTGATGCTTTAGGCGGTGATTGGACTTGCACCATTACCACAGCCAAAGGCGAATATAAGAAAGTAACCATTGAGGAAAAAGAGCAACAGCAACGAGGGGAAACTGATGAGCAATTATAG
- a CDS encoding Gp138 family membrane-puncturing spike protein produces MSNYSWDNPSANSQMASATDEALLKVNTIMPARIIEFDDKSQLAKVQPLIDRVMKDGTTQPYPVLASVPVEFPSGGGFTLTFPIKAGDDCELSINQRCIDGYLETGEQRPPEEYRIFHLSDAVARVGIRPKTRPIENFATDGVELRNEAGTAYFRINDKGELVIKAAVIRMVGEVTNEDEEDES; encoded by the coding sequence ATGAGCAATTATAGTTGGGATAATCCTTCCGCCAATTCACAAATGGCAAGTGCAACCGATGAAGCCTTACTAAAAGTAAACACAATTATGCCTGCTCGAATTATCGAATTTGATGATAAATCACAACTGGCCAAAGTGCAGCCATTAATTGATCGTGTAATGAAAGATGGTACTACTCAACCTTATCCAGTATTAGCTAGTGTTCCAGTAGAATTTCCCAGTGGTGGCGGTTTTACTCTGACTTTTCCAATTAAAGCAGGGGATGATTGTGAGCTATCAATTAACCAGCGCTGTATAGATGGTTATTTAGAAACTGGCGAACAGCGACCACCTGAAGAATATAGGATTTTCCATCTTTCTGATGCAGTAGCAAGAGTAGGTATAAGACCAAAAACCAGACCTATAGAAAATTTTGCAACAGATGGTGTTGAGTTAAGAAATGAAGCGGGTACAGCCTATTTTAGAATTAATGATAAAGGTGAATTAGTGATTAAAGCAGCAGTTATTCGCATGGTTGGCGAAGTTACCAATGAGGACGAGGAAGATGAAAGTTAG